The Symphalangus syndactylus isolate Jambi chromosome 23, NHGRI_mSymSyn1-v2.1_pri, whole genome shotgun sequence genome has a window encoding:
- the FANCE gene encoding Fanconi anemia group E protein isoform X3 has translation MATPDAGLPGAEGVEPAPWAQLEAPARLLLQALQAGPEGARRGLGVLRALGSRGWEPFDWGRLLEALCREEPVVQGPDGRLELKPLLLRLPRICQRNLMSLLMAVRPSLPESGLLSVLQIAQQDLAPDPDAWLRALGELLRRDLGVGTSMEGASPLSEKCQRQLQSLCRGLGLGGRRLKSPQAPDPEEEENRDSQQPGKRRKDSEEEAASPEGKRVPKRFRCWEEEEDHEKERPERKSLESLADGGSATPIKDQPVMGAKTGEDGSSLEDAKGRAESLELPKAIQDQLPRLQQLLKTLEEGLEGLEDAPPVELQLLHECSPSQMDLLCAQLQLPQLSDLGLLQLCTWLLALSPGLSLRNATVLTRSLFLGRVLSLTSSASRLLTTALNSFCAKYTYPVCSALLDPVLQAPGTGPAQTELLCCLVKAESLEPDAQVLMLGQILELPWKEETFLVLQSLLERQITETQRLGLAMALEPNTTFLRKSLKAALKHLGT, from the exons ATGGCGACACCGGACGCGGGGCTCCCTGGGGCTGAGGGCGTGGAGCCGGCGCCCTGGGCGCAGCTGGAGGCCCCCGCCCGCCTCCTGCTGCAGGCGCTGCAGGCGGGGCCTGAGGGGGCGCGGCGCGGCCTGGGGGTGCTCCGAGCCCTGGGCAGCCGCGGCTGGGAGCCCTTCGACTGGGGTCGCTTGCTCGAGGCCCTGTGCCGGGAGGAGCCGGTCGTACAGGGGCCTGACGGCCGTCTGGAGCT GAAACCACTGTTGCTGCGATTGCCCCGGATATGCCAGAGGAACCTGATGTCCCTGCTGATGGCCGTTCGGCCATCGCTGCCGGAAAGTGGGCTCCTCTCTGTGCTGCAGATTGCCCAGCAGGACCTAGCCCCTGACCCCGATGCCTGGCTCCGTGCCCTGGGGGAATTGCTGCGAAGGGATCTGGGGGTGGGGACCTCCATGGAGGGAGCTTCTCCACTGTCTGAAAAATGCCAGAGACAGCTCCAAAGTCTCTGtagggggctgggcctggggggcAGGAGGTTGAAATCCCCCCAGGCTCCAGACCCTGAAGAAGAGGAGAACAGGGACTCCCAGCAGCCTGGGAAACGCAGAAAGGACTCAGAGGAAGAGGCTGCCAGTCCTGAGGGGAAGAGGGTTCCCAAAAGATTCCGGTgttgggaagaggaagaagatcaTGAGAAGGAGAGACCCGAACGTAAGTCACTGGAATCTCTGGCAGATGGAGGAAGTGCAACTCCTATTAAGGACCAGCCTGTCATGGGAGCTAAGACTGGCGAGGATGGTTCGAGTCTGGAGGATGCTAAAGGTCGAGCTGAGAGTTTGGAGTTGCCCAAAGCTATCCAG GACCAGCTTCCCAGGCTGCAGCAGCTGCTGAAGACCTTGGAGGAG GGGTTAGAGGGGTTGGAGGATGCCCCACCAGTTGAGCTACAGCTTCTTCACGAATGTAGTCCCAGCCAG ATGGACTTGCTGTGTGCCCAGCTGCAGCTCCCCCAGCTCTCAGACCTTGGTCTCCTGCAGCTCTGCACCTGGCTGCTGGCCCTTTCACCTGGTCTCAGCCTCCGCAATGCTACTGTGCTGACCAGAAGCCTCTTTCTTGGACGG GTCCTCTCCTtgacttcctcagcctcccgcctGCTTACAACTGCCCTGAACTCCTTCTGTGCCAAATATACCTACCCTGTCTGCAGCGCCCTCCTTGACCCTGTGCTCCAGGCCCCAGGCACAG GTCCTGCTCAAACAGAGTTACTGTGTTGCCTTGTGAAGGCGGAGTCCCTGGAGCCAGATGCACAGGTTCTAATGCTGGG ACAGATCTTGGAGCTGCCCTGGAAGGAGGAAACTTTCTTGGTGTTGCAGTCACTCCTAGAGCGGCAG
- the FANCE gene encoding Fanconi anemia group E protein isoform X4, whose amino-acid sequence MATPDAGLPGAEGVEPAPWAQLEAPARLLLQALQAGPEGARRGLGVLRALGSRGWEPFDWGRLLEALCREEPVVQGPDGRLELKPLLLRLPRICQRNLMSLLMAVRPSLPESGLLSVLQIAQQDLAPDPDAWLRALGELLRRDLGVGTSMEGASPLSEKCQRQLQSLCRGLGLGGRRLKSPQAPDPEEEENRDSQQPGKRRKDSEEEAASPEGKRVPKRFRCWEEEEDHEKERPERKSLESLADGGSATPIKDQPVMGAKTGEDGSSLEDAKGRAESLELPKAIQDQLPRLQQLLKTLEEGLEGLEDAPPVELQLLHECSPSQMDLLCAQLQLPQLSDLGLLQLCTWLLALSPGLSLRNATVLTRSLFLGRVLSLTSSASRLLTTALNSFCAKYTYPVCSALLDPVLQAPGTGPAQTELLCCLVKAESLEPDAQVLMLGSWSCPGRRKLSWCCSHS is encoded by the exons ATGGCGACACCGGACGCGGGGCTCCCTGGGGCTGAGGGCGTGGAGCCGGCGCCCTGGGCGCAGCTGGAGGCCCCCGCCCGCCTCCTGCTGCAGGCGCTGCAGGCGGGGCCTGAGGGGGCGCGGCGCGGCCTGGGGGTGCTCCGAGCCCTGGGCAGCCGCGGCTGGGAGCCCTTCGACTGGGGTCGCTTGCTCGAGGCCCTGTGCCGGGAGGAGCCGGTCGTACAGGGGCCTGACGGCCGTCTGGAGCT GAAACCACTGTTGCTGCGATTGCCCCGGATATGCCAGAGGAACCTGATGTCCCTGCTGATGGCCGTTCGGCCATCGCTGCCGGAAAGTGGGCTCCTCTCTGTGCTGCAGATTGCCCAGCAGGACCTAGCCCCTGACCCCGATGCCTGGCTCCGTGCCCTGGGGGAATTGCTGCGAAGGGATCTGGGGGTGGGGACCTCCATGGAGGGAGCTTCTCCACTGTCTGAAAAATGCCAGAGACAGCTCCAAAGTCTCTGtagggggctgggcctggggggcAGGAGGTTGAAATCCCCCCAGGCTCCAGACCCTGAAGAAGAGGAGAACAGGGACTCCCAGCAGCCTGGGAAACGCAGAAAGGACTCAGAGGAAGAGGCTGCCAGTCCTGAGGGGAAGAGGGTTCCCAAAAGATTCCGGTgttgggaagaggaagaagatcaTGAGAAGGAGAGACCCGAACGTAAGTCACTGGAATCTCTGGCAGATGGAGGAAGTGCAACTCCTATTAAGGACCAGCCTGTCATGGGAGCTAAGACTGGCGAGGATGGTTCGAGTCTGGAGGATGCTAAAGGTCGAGCTGAGAGTTTGGAGTTGCCCAAAGCTATCCAG GACCAGCTTCCCAGGCTGCAGCAGCTGCTGAAGACCTTGGAGGAG GGGTTAGAGGGGTTGGAGGATGCCCCACCAGTTGAGCTACAGCTTCTTCACGAATGTAGTCCCAGCCAG ATGGACTTGCTGTGTGCCCAGCTGCAGCTCCCCCAGCTCTCAGACCTTGGTCTCCTGCAGCTCTGCACCTGGCTGCTGGCCCTTTCACCTGGTCTCAGCCTCCGCAATGCTACTGTGCTGACCAGAAGCCTCTTTCTTGGACGG GTCCTCTCCTtgacttcctcagcctcccgcctGCTTACAACTGCCCTGAACTCCTTCTGTGCCAAATATACCTACCCTGTCTGCAGCGCCCTCCTTGACCCTGTGCTCCAGGCCCCAGGCACAG GTCCTGCTCAAACAGAGTTACTGTGTTGCCTTGTGAAGGCGGAGTCCCTGGAGCCAGATGCACAGGTTCTAATGCTGGG ATCTTGGAGCTGCCCTGGAAGGAGGAAACTTTCTTGGTGTTGCAGTCACTCCTAG
- the FANCE gene encoding Fanconi anemia group E protein isoform X5 — MATPDAGLPGAEGVEPAPWAQLEAPARLLLQALQAGPEGARRGLGVLRALGSRGWEPFDWGRLLEALCREEPVVQGPDGRLELKPLLLRLPRICQRNLMSLLMAVRPSLPESGLLSVLQIAQQDLAPDPDAWLRALGELLRRDLGVGTSMEGASPLSEKCQRQLQSLCRGLGLGGRRLKSPQAPDPEEEENRDSQQPGKRRKDSEEEAASPEGKRVPKRFRCWEEEEDHEKERPERKSLESLADGGSATPIKDQPVMGAKTGEDGSSLEDAKGRAESLELPKAIQDQLPRLQQLLKTLEEGLEGLEDAPPVELQLLHECSPSQMDLLCAQLQLPQLSDLGLLQLCTWLLALSPGLSLRNATVLTRSLFLGRVLSLTSSASRLLTTALNSFCAKYTYPVCSALLDPVLQAPGTGPAQTELLCCLVKAESLEPDAQVLMLGSLRPRGWA, encoded by the exons ATGGCGACACCGGACGCGGGGCTCCCTGGGGCTGAGGGCGTGGAGCCGGCGCCCTGGGCGCAGCTGGAGGCCCCCGCCCGCCTCCTGCTGCAGGCGCTGCAGGCGGGGCCTGAGGGGGCGCGGCGCGGCCTGGGGGTGCTCCGAGCCCTGGGCAGCCGCGGCTGGGAGCCCTTCGACTGGGGTCGCTTGCTCGAGGCCCTGTGCCGGGAGGAGCCGGTCGTACAGGGGCCTGACGGCCGTCTGGAGCT GAAACCACTGTTGCTGCGATTGCCCCGGATATGCCAGAGGAACCTGATGTCCCTGCTGATGGCCGTTCGGCCATCGCTGCCGGAAAGTGGGCTCCTCTCTGTGCTGCAGATTGCCCAGCAGGACCTAGCCCCTGACCCCGATGCCTGGCTCCGTGCCCTGGGGGAATTGCTGCGAAGGGATCTGGGGGTGGGGACCTCCATGGAGGGAGCTTCTCCACTGTCTGAAAAATGCCAGAGACAGCTCCAAAGTCTCTGtagggggctgggcctggggggcAGGAGGTTGAAATCCCCCCAGGCTCCAGACCCTGAAGAAGAGGAGAACAGGGACTCCCAGCAGCCTGGGAAACGCAGAAAGGACTCAGAGGAAGAGGCTGCCAGTCCTGAGGGGAAGAGGGTTCCCAAAAGATTCCGGTgttgggaagaggaagaagatcaTGAGAAGGAGAGACCCGAACGTAAGTCACTGGAATCTCTGGCAGATGGAGGAAGTGCAACTCCTATTAAGGACCAGCCTGTCATGGGAGCTAAGACTGGCGAGGATGGTTCGAGTCTGGAGGATGCTAAAGGTCGAGCTGAGAGTTTGGAGTTGCCCAAAGCTATCCAG GACCAGCTTCCCAGGCTGCAGCAGCTGCTGAAGACCTTGGAGGAG GGGTTAGAGGGGTTGGAGGATGCCCCACCAGTTGAGCTACAGCTTCTTCACGAATGTAGTCCCAGCCAG ATGGACTTGCTGTGTGCCCAGCTGCAGCTCCCCCAGCTCTCAGACCTTGGTCTCCTGCAGCTCTGCACCTGGCTGCTGGCCCTTTCACCTGGTCTCAGCCTCCGCAATGCTACTGTGCTGACCAGAAGCCTCTTTCTTGGACGG GTCCTCTCCTtgacttcctcagcctcccgcctGCTTACAACTGCCCTGAACTCCTTCTGTGCCAAATATACCTACCCTGTCTGCAGCGCCCTCCTTGACCCTGTGCTCCAGGCCCCAGGCACAG GTCCTGCTCAAACAGAGTTACTGTGTTGCCTTGTGAAGGCGGAGTCCCTGGAGCCAGATGCACAGGTTCTAATGCTGGG